The Syntrophorhabdaceae bacterium genome includes a region encoding these proteins:
- a CDS encoding outer membrane lipid asymmetry maintenance protein MlaD encodes MKKYSIETTVGVFVLVGLICVGYMTVKLGKVSLFGEDTYPLYARFATVSGLRAGSAVEIYGIEVGSITSLGIDTERQMGLVAMKINKGIKIYDDAAATIKTAGLIGDKLVKIDPGGSGDLLKPGGTITQTSVPTDIEDLIGKYAFGDVKKGPEKSTK; translated from the coding sequence ATGAAAAAGTATTCCATAGAAACAACGGTAGGTGTTTTCGTTTTGGTCGGTCTCATATGCGTGGGGTATATGACCGTCAAACTCGGCAAGGTTTCGTTGTTCGGGGAAGACACGTACCCGCTTTATGCGCGGTTCGCCACGGTCTCGGGGTTGAGGGCCGGCAGTGCAGTCGAGATATACGGCATTGAGGTAGGCAGTATAACGAGCCTGGGCATAGACACTGAGAGACAGATGGGGCTCGTTGCAATGAAAATCAATAAGGGGATAAAGATATACGATGATGCAGCGGCCACGATTAAGACCGCGGGGCTTATCGGCGATAAACTTGTAAAAATCGATCCGGGAGGATCCGGGGATCTGCTCAAGCCGGGCGGCACGATCACGCAGACCTCGGTGCCGACTGACATTGAAGACCTGATAGGCAAGTATGCCTTTGGAGACGTGAAGAAAGGGCCGGAGAAATCCACCAAGTAA
- a CDS encoding VacJ family lipoprotein yields IEPWNRAMYHFNDKFYFWLLKPVGQGYKYVIPETFRIIFSNFYENIMMPIRFVNNLLQGKPDYAGRELARFVINSTVGVAGFRDCAKDCFGITGRKADLGQTLGKYGIGSGFYIVWPILGPSNPRDTIGWVGDHFLKPTTYLSSDLLDAETIALTAHEKVNDFSFHIGDYETLKGAAIDPYIAIRDAYVQYRKKLIEQNGGSQESDKTSKDDKKE; encoded by the coding sequence ATCGAGCCGTGGAACAGGGCCATGTATCATTTCAATGACAAGTTCTATTTCTGGCTCCTGAAGCCTGTGGGCCAGGGCTACAAGTACGTCATACCTGAGACCTTCAGGATAATATTCAGTAACTTCTACGAGAACATAATGATGCCCATCCGCTTCGTGAACAACCTGCTCCAGGGGAAGCCGGATTACGCGGGGCGCGAGCTTGCACGTTTTGTCATCAATTCCACCGTCGGGGTTGCCGGGTTCCGGGACTGTGCCAAGGATTGTTTCGGGATTACAGGCCGCAAAGCGGATCTTGGCCAGACGCTCGGCAAGTACGGCATAGGCTCCGGGTTCTATATCGTGTGGCCCATCCTCGGTCCTTCCAACCCCCGTGACACAATCGGATGGGTAGGGGACCATTTTCTGAAACCTACCACCTATCTCAGTTCAGACCTGTTAGACGCTGAAACGATAGCCCTCACTGCCCATGAAAAGGTCAATGATTTCTCCTTCCATATCGGGGACTATGAAACGCTGAAAGGGGCTGCCATCGACCCGTACATCGCCATACGAGACGCCTATGTCCAGTATCGCAAAAAGCTCATAGAACAGAACGGGGGATCGCAGGAGAGCGACAAGACATCGAAGGACGATAAAAAGGAGTAG
- a CDS encoding ABC transporter permease, with amino-acid sequence MTGSGSPQRSNPFALLFSATGRWAIRLVGDLGAMAVFFSLAFVSIFQRKQFREIVRQVFYIGARSSLIVMLVGLFTGMVLGLQLFYTLVKFGSVGALGSAVSLSLIRELGPVLTAIMITARAGSAMAAEIGILRISEQIDALYSMRIDPVRYLVSPRIAASIISFPLLTAFFDLIGIIGGYLTGVVLLGTNGGTYLYRVQSSINMVDVRGGFIKSLVFALIVSCICCFQGYFCHMRSDGYGARAVGLSTISAVVLSCVLILIADYVVTSFLM; translated from the coding sequence TTGACGGGATCAGGTTCTCCACAGCGAAGTAATCCTTTTGCGCTTCTTTTTTCTGCCACAGGCAGGTGGGCGATCCGCCTTGTCGGTGATCTGGGCGCGATGGCTGTTTTCTTTTCCCTGGCCTTTGTCAGTATCTTCCAGCGGAAGCAGTTTCGCGAGATCGTGAGACAGGTCTTTTACATCGGCGCCAGGTCGTCCCTGATCGTCATGCTGGTAGGCCTTTTCACCGGTATGGTCCTGGGGCTGCAGCTTTTCTACACACTGGTGAAGTTCGGCTCTGTCGGGGCCCTCGGGTCTGCCGTGTCCCTTTCCCTCATCAGAGAACTGGGGCCGGTCCTCACGGCCATCATGATCACCGCGCGGGCCGGGTCCGCCATGGCAGCGGAGATCGGGATCCTCCGCATCTCCGAGCAGATCGATGCCCTCTATTCCATGCGGATCGATCCGGTACGTTATCTTGTCAGCCCGAGGATTGCCGCCTCGATCATCAGCTTTCCCCTGCTCACCGCCTTTTTTGATCTTATCGGGATAATAGGGGGGTATCTAACCGGGGTGGTCCTGCTGGGGACAAATGGGGGCACATACCTCTACCGGGTGCAATCCTCCATCAATATGGTTGACGTCAGAGGGGGTTTTATAAAATCCTTAGTCTTTGCCCTTATCGTATCATGCATCTGCTGCTTCCAGGGGTATTTCTGCCATATGCGGTCTGACGGTTACGGAGCAAGGGCCGTCGGCCTTTCGACCATCTCTGCTGTCGTGCTATCCTGTGTGCTGATCCTTATCGCCGATTATGTGGTAACATCATTCCTTATGTAG
- a CDS encoding ATP-binding cassette domain-containing protein: METIPLIEFKNVTKRFGDRTVLNNVNVKIYENQITTIIGKSGTGKSVLLKHIIGLLKPDEGTILFQGKPVGAMKKGEWDEYRSTIAYLFQNNALLDSMTVFENIAFPLQQTTNLSKKEIEKKVLKRIADLELTEAMDKYPSELSGGMQKRVALARALVEDPKIVLFDEPTTGQDPIRKNMILSMITHYRRKFGFTAVMISHDIPDVFFISDRIIVLWEGQVGFEGTYEETAKLKIPLIDEFLRSLDGFQDELTGLLSREAFRMHYTTMLGGTTKLVAVSAAVLNVRLNILHDALGPQPAVEVLKALGEYTNSHFNNVGGFSARYSRDQILTIFPHTSLDEAKELLAQFAQKLQQGALDNIESVALAKMDAEESFDIYIRAGTTEVMPNDKIEQIIERAEANQEIIATHRCNCGGSVE, translated from the coding sequence ATGGAAACAATACCGTTGATAGAATTCAAAAATGTCACAAAACGATTCGGCGACAGAACCGTGCTGAACAACGTCAACGTCAAGATATACGAAAACCAGATCACGACGATCATCGGTAAGAGCGGTACCGGGAAGAGCGTGCTCCTCAAGCACATCATCGGCCTGCTCAAGCCCGACGAAGGCACTATCCTTTTTCAGGGAAAACCTGTAGGCGCGATGAAAAAGGGCGAATGGGACGAATACAGGAGCACCATCGCCTATCTGTTCCAGAATAACGCCCTTCTTGATTCGATGACGGTCTTCGAGAATATTGCCTTTCCCCTCCAGCAGACCACGAACCTTAGCAAGAAAGAGATCGAGAAAAAGGTATTGAAAAGGATCGCGGACCTCGAGCTCACCGAGGCCATGGACAAGTATCCGTCGGAACTCTCGGGGGGAATGCAGAAAAGGGTAGCCCTGGCGCGGGCGCTGGTTGAAGACCCGAAGATCGTGCTTTTTGACGAGCCGACTACGGGTCAGGACCCCATCCGGAAGAACATGATCCTGAGCATGATCACCCACTACAGGCGAAAGTTCGGGTTTACCGCTGTCATGATAAGCCACGACATCCCTGATGTCTTCTTTATCTCGGACAGGATCATCGTCCTCTGGGAAGGGCAGGTAGGCTTCGAAGGGACCTATGAAGAGACCGCAAAACTGAAGATCCCATTGATCGACGAATTCTTGCGCAGCCTCGATGGGTTCCAGGACGAATTGACAGGCCTGCTCTCCAGGGAGGCATTCAGGATGCACTATACAACGATGCTGGGCGGTACGACTAAGTTGGTAGCGGTTTCAGCCGCTGTCCTGAACGTCCGGCTCAACATACTGCACGATGCCCTCGGACCGCAGCCTGCCGTGGAGGTTCTGAAGGCGCTCGGCGAATATACAAACAGTCACTTCAACAACGTTGGAGGATTCTCGGCGCGCTACAGCAGGGACCAGATCCTCACCATATTCCCGCACACGTCCCTTGATGAGGCAAAGGAACTGCTCGCGCAGTTTGCACAGAAACTGCAACAAGGGGCCCTTGACAATATAGAGAGTGTTGCCCTGGCAAAGATGGACGCGGAAGAAAGCTTCGATATCTACATCAGGGCAGGCACCACAGAGGTCATGCCGAATGACAAGATCGAGCAGATCATCGAGAGGGCTGAAGCAAACCAGGAGATCATCGCAACTCACCGATGCAATTGTGGAGGGAGCGTAGAATGA
- a CDS encoding BrnT family toxin, producing the protein MRFEWDKEKSRSNFKKHGIDFETARKIWLDENRIEIEVPYPIEKRWIVIGSIEGKVWTAIYTIRDDAVRIISVRRARTKEKKIYEKETFS; encoded by the coding sequence ATGAGATTCGAGTGGGACAAGGAAAAGAGCAGGTCCAACTTTAAAAAACATGGGATCGACTTTGAAACCGCCCGCAAGATATGGCTTGATGAAAACAGGATCGAGATCGAGGTTCCTTATCCGATAGAGAAGAGATGGATTGTGATTGGATCCATAGAAGGCAAGGTATGGACGGCCATATATACAATCAGGGATGACGCTGTCCGTATCATTTCGGTACGGCGAGCGAGAACCAAGGAGAAGAAAATCTATGAAAAAGAAACTTTTAGCTAA
- a CDS encoding CsgG/HfaB family protein: MKTKRLSAAATFSVWVACTMLVAMLGSAQCWATEPVLGGSSGNVATGSAGGAASEGSSQLERCTESFGTVAVVEDQTAPWYSTLSEYKLGSTVPVLRMMIQQSNCFVVVERGRAMQNMMQERALEQSGEMRQGSNFGKGQMVAADYTMSPSIQFSKKGTGGVSGALGGLFGSVGRVVGSIAGGLKSNEAATTLLLTDNRSSVQLAAAVGSAKNYDFNLFGGIFGSDAGGSLGGYTNTPEGKILTAAFMDSYNQLVRAVRNYRAQTIKGGLGTGGRLGVQGGQTPASTEIK, encoded by the coding sequence ATGAAAACAAAAAGATTAAGTGCCGCTGCAACTTTTAGTGTGTGGGTCGCCTGCACAATGCTGGTCGCCATGCTTGGGTCAGCGCAGTGTTGGGCTACAGAGCCCGTCCTCGGGGGGTCGTCAGGCAATGTAGCCACCGGATCGGCCGGAGGTGCAGCTTCTGAGGGCAGCAGTCAGCTCGAAAGGTGTACCGAATCCTTTGGAACCGTTGCAGTTGTGGAGGATCAGACGGCACCCTGGTATAGTACCCTGTCGGAATACAAGCTTGGCTCCACCGTACCCGTGCTGCGTATGATGATTCAGCAATCGAACTGTTTTGTTGTGGTTGAACGTGGCCGTGCGATGCAGAATATGATGCAGGAACGAGCCCTTGAGCAGAGCGGGGAAATGCGTCAGGGGAGCAATTTCGGGAAAGGGCAGATGGTAGCGGCTGACTATACCATGAGTCCTTCAATCCAGTTCAGTAAAAAAGGGACCGGGGGTGTCAGCGGTGCTTTGGGTGGTCTTTTCGGGTCGGTAGGTCGGGTAGTGGGATCGATAGCCGGCGGTTTGAAGTCAAACGAGGCCGCTACCACGCTTCTTCTGACCGACAACCGTTCCAGCGTCCAGTTGGCTGCAGCGGTGGGGAGCGCAAAGAACTATGACTTCAACCTCTTCGGCGGCATATTCGGGAGTGATGCAGGCGGATCTTTAGGCGGCTATACAAACACGCCGGAGGGAAAGATCCTGACGGCCGCTTTTATGGATTCGTACAACCAGTTGGTCAGGGCGGTGCGTAACTACCGGGCGCAGACGATCAAAGGGGGACTCGGTACCGGGGGACGTCTCGGTGTGCAGGGAGGGCAGACCCCGGCATCGACGGAGATCAAATAG